The DNA region ttaaattgtattATTACTCTGCAGGTGAATTGCTTTGTAAGCTTCACGGGAttcttaatattattgaatatataaatgaaaaataattaattaacatcgATGGaacaaatgaattaaaaaagagGTGTTTTGGAGGGTTTCTCTGCTAATAAATCCGTCTGGATGTTTGTCCATATGCTAGAGCACCAGACAGATTTCTTGTAAACTTGGTTTTTCCTGAAACTTCCTGCACAACTAACAGGTTACACAAGCATGGCCCTTGctatattattataagaaattCTAGCTCGCAAAGGCACTTGTCATCCTAAcctaatatacatatatatttatactctTCTTCCATATTATATTTCAATTCTCTTATACCTtagcttctttttcttttttcatcatCCACATTACTTCTCTCCTGCGATAGcccaattatttttattcttttttgttctCTTGTCCTGCAACTTTAAAACAATTAATGAACATGGGCTTGAGAGACATAGGAGCAACACTGCCTCCTGGGTTCAGGTTTTATCCTAGTGATCAGGAGTTGGTTTGCCATTATCTCTACAAAAAGATTGCAAATGAGGAAGTTCTAAAGGGAACATTGGTGGAGATTGACTTGCATACATGTGAGCCATGGCAGCTCCCTGGTAAGTTTTTCTTACTATTATTCTGTGTTTGTGATAATTTATCGAAATTCTTCGTTTATATTTCCGGTTCATGGATATTGAAACGATTAATCATTGttgaatatgtataattaaagttaaagcAAGGAGGGTTGTTAGTAGTCACTTCTGTTGGTGGTTCAGTGTCAATTTTTAAACATCGCTGATAGAGTTTCTGTATCAGCAGGCAGACGGACATGGTTGTGCATGATAGATCTAGCTAGCTAACTAACTTGTACGTACAAACATGCATGTTTCCCATTTGAGAGAGAATGAGAAAGAGAGGGGATTAATTCATTCTTTGAGTATGACATGTCATTCATTCACTCATCTGAATGCACGTTAATGCCAAACTTGCTTCAGTGACACCCTTCTACAAGAATGTTTAGTTATTAGATTGTCAGTTTTTTCTGTGCTTGTCCGGCGGCCTTTATCTTTTGGAGTTTtggaagaaaacaagaaaaagtatAGGCTCGATTATGTCATCTCCTttccttatatattttatacaaagagaAGGAGAATTACAGATAGAGTCAGCATGAGGGAGAAATGCAGAATATGAATATTCATTACCGACGATAACCCAAATATGATAGGAATATTCTTAGGTTTTGATTCAGTGGTAAATGACTAGCTATAACATGGGCTCTGGGCTTCTATagtgatatataaaataagattcGGAGAGTCaagttattatcaaaatatccaGGGAAAACAACCGAAGAATGTCTTCAATGACCTCGACAATAATACaatatcatattcatatatCAACATAGGTGATAACGTTTATCCTCTATATTTACTTATACGGAAATTCCTGATTAAGTTTCCCAGCACAGCACATCACCTTCATATATTCATCAGTACGTAAGTGCCATTTCTTTCAACATTGTCTCTCTCCTCTCTTATCTCTTTCACAGAGAAACACAGACAAACCCACAAGGACGCCTGTTATTCTATCATTAGAATAGCTGATGCAGATGGCCCCAGTTGGAACAAACCTTACATGGGTTGCCATCACGAGTAAACAGATCAAAGCAGTGTAGGAGTAGTTTCTATGAAATCGCATGGGAATTCCCCGTGTGAATCCATTTATGACTAttggattttatatataaatttattgaaattatatggtcTTTCAAGCCTGTTAAAATATAGCTCGCCGTGTCTTGctgttaaagaaaaaacatgggTCACTAGAGCACGATAGGAAAATTTTCCACAAGAAAGCACACAGCAATTGCtttattaaagttttgtttACGGTCGAATTATTAAAGATTTACAATTGAAAAGTactttttgttttgctttcaaACCTTACTGAATATCTAGGTGATAATTGTGAGAAGACATGGCGTTTGAACCCGcgtaaaagtaaaaaattagtCTTGTAAACACAAGTGTTTTCATGAATTGTAGCACTTTTTGTCTTGTGGTTTAAGTAAGTGATTGGGCCACTTCTTTGTAAAAGCACTTATTATTATTACCTGGAGTATCTCTTTGCTAGTCAGTCAATTCTATGTTCATCATATTCATCAGTGTCTGCCTATACATAATTGTACAACCGTGGCAACTATTCAAAATATCAGAAGAGGTAGAAGCTTTCTCATGCTGTTTGAATGCCTTATCGTTTTCATCAGTTAGGTTCATGCATCTAAACTTGCCCgcttagaaataaaattttcctttgGATATTTCTAGTAcctaaatcattttttttggctttcttCTAAATAACTCATAAGATGACATAGACTCTAATAAACTGGCATTATAATCTACATCAAGCATAATCATGAGAGACATAAGAATATGACATCTTAGTTTGATCTTTCTGGTAGAGTAAAAGCAAAGTTACATAGCAAATTAAGATTGATGtaactaaaccaaattttaacttGCCATTATGCTTCTGCATATAATGTTTTAACAgggaaataataatatttttttcatctaactTGTAATATTGTTTTCCATATGGCTATGAACTGAACCAAAGAAGTGGCAAAGCTGAATGCAACTGAGTGGTACTTCTTCAGTTTCCGGGACCGGAAGTATGCGACCGGATTTCGAACAAATCGGGCAACGATATCTGGATACTGGAAAGCCACCGGAAAAGATCGAACTGTGTTTGATCCAACAACTCGTGAGCTGGTGGGAATGAGGAAGACTTTGGTATTTTACAGAAACCGAGCACCCAACGGAATCAAAACGGGATGGATTATGCATGAATTTCGGTTGGAGACCCCACATATGCCCCCTAAGGTTTGTTGAATTCATAttagttgtttattttttttttttaaaaaccattATCATGATTATTCTATAGAAACcaaagagacagagagagagagagtaacaATGTTGCTTGAGATTATCTCCCTTGGATCCACTTGCCATGTGTTGTCACCTTATTGAGTTTATAATTAATAGATGTCTAGAGAAAGAAGTTGAGTTAAAGTGACTGACCCTGCCCGCTATCCATTCAATTTCCTACACCTAAGTgtgatgataaaaatttagacaCTCCTTTTTGAGCAcgtttttgttttttagcttTTGTTTTAAATTCTTGTATTCTGATTATGTTCGTACGTAAAATTCTTTGAGCACAGGAGGATTGGGTGCTGTGCAGAGTTTTTCACAAGAGCAAGGGCGAGAACAGCAACAACCTCAGCCCAGAATTTATATTCGATCCCACGGCAAATGCTGATCCATTAAATTCAGCTGTATCTCCCACAAATGACAGGGCCATGCCTTTTGGATATCAGCCAAATACTCCTCTCTATCAAAACCACTGTCAAAATAGTTCTATGCTGAATCTTCTTCAATATTCACAAGAGAAGAACACCAGTCACATCCCTGAAATCACCTCCAAAGGTGAGCACAATGATGACGAGTACGGATTCCTATGGGAGGGCATGGCGCTGCAAGGAAACAACTTGGGAGATCATGGGGTGTACTCAAACCTGGAGGATATGAGATTTGAGATGGATAATAATATGGTTCTCCTATGAAATTAAGTATCGAACATTAAACATGAAAATTCATACAGCTCATTAAATTGTATTATTTAGCTTTTGGTAAGACATGAGTCATGTTTGCTTATATGGAGGTTTATTTAGAAGGTTGTAAGTGGCTGTGTATATATTTAGGGTCAATATTATTTTCTACATAGATACAAAAATATTCCACATATGTATAAATTAGTTATGAAATTCTGTTCGGTATTGCTGtcactttctttcatttttcttcttttccccCCTTTGTTTCACTTTCATGATACGACCATTATTTGGTATCTTTAGAATATACAAAGACGAATCAtatgtacatacttatatatattatcacataaatgagtgttataatataagtaagtattattttatctttaatttaaaatcacctaattatataataacttataaaagtgtgtttatatttatatatctaaaatagatatacataattttattgatattcaaaatgaaaatattgtataatatttattccCATATCATTGTCACACTCGATAATAGATAGGGTGgggtgtttttttatttatttatagggtAAAtgatttattctcacccaagatttaatcatttcaaaaatccaaatactcatttatcaattattaaacttaacaaatctgttagttttagagataaaattatcatttaaccaatgatattaaaatttaatagataaaagtttgaaaatttactaAGCCCTTGCAACCATTAATGGTGATcgttaatgataattttatctttaaaactaacatattttattaaattgaatagtTTATAGATAGGGAtttgaatttctaaaacttaactGATGAAAGTTCATAAGCTCACTAAACCTCAAGTGgtaataagtcctttggccttatttatataataaatttctttttcttgattaAATCCATGATATGTCAATAtccttatattgtttttctGGCGTTGGTAAATTGAACAAGAATTCagtcataaattttatatatattgaggaaaaaaaaaaaaaaacacttaaatgCATCCTATAATTACAAATGGACAACTATTCTTATCATCAAAGGTGcagaatatataatataagggAAGACTAGAGTCTAGATTATACAACAGTCGAgcagaaatatattttaatcttaattttttgggctttatctaattaatatttaattgtaaaccaaatttatattactaataatgGAAGATCTGGATGGAGAAGGCAAAACTGATTGTCCAAAATTTTTATGCTTTGATGTCAAGTTAGTCAAGAAAATGTCATATCTGTCggaaccaaaaataaataatttctcttcttattttttgttttttaaaaaaaaaaaaaattgaattgattgttAGGCACaatgaaatgaatttgaatttcatttttgagtttttttttttcattttttttgctGTGCGAGCCCTTGTTCtgggtttttttaaatttattttttaaggaaaattttaattttttttctctatgcCGAGAGGTTATGCGACAGAATTTTCAGTTGTGATATGGCACTGTTATGTTGCACAGTCTGGTGTTCAGCAATTGCCAATGTGAGATTGACGTTGAAATCTACGCCATTTTTTTTCAGTATGTTCAGAGATTATCAATTTCTATCAatttcaatcttcttttcaaattgCTAATGGGGACAAATGGTGTATGAAAGCGTTCCAAGAACGAAAATTTGGAGAAACTTACAGTTCCACCAGGTCTCATGTCTCATACATCCTTCCTATTTAAGAAGGTAGAAAATTGTGAGGAATCATGCAATACATCCACACATCTAGACCAGACACTTTATCTGGTACCGTTGATGATGCAACACTAAAGAGATCTTGTAGGAACAGACCTTGGATACTTTATGAACAGGACAATCTGAAAAGAGTGGAATCAAAATCTAGGCACCCTGTAAAGGTAAGATATCTTTTCCTTTTGGGGAGTTCTGTAGAACTGCATTTCTGGTGAGATTGATGTACTTGGTTCTGCTTATAGAATGCAGAGAATATACTTTCTCAAAGTACCTTTACAAAATTGTATTATAGTCATAAACTGTGTGGAAATGAAGTTGCTGATAAATgaaggacaagaagaagaagaaagatttgGCTCATGATAGAGGCACTTCAATAACTTTAATCATGAGATCAGTGAAAAATGTGCTGAAACAGAAGACCAAGGACCACATCAACAAAAAATACTTTGAACTTTACTAATCTATTTCTTTGTGGCAGGCAGTCATTTATTTGTAGTTATTCTAGGTTAGAAAATGGGAATGGGGTTTTGTGTAGCTTTCCTCTGGTTGaattaatggaaaaaataatgGTTTCGATGAGACTTATGttaaatctatcatttttatcataaaatgcatcaaacctttgagtttatttttatgattaaagcATTTAACTACAGTAGAGAATTCAGACATttggtatttt from Mangifera indica cultivar Alphonso chromosome 8, CATAS_Mindica_2.1, whole genome shotgun sequence includes:
- the LOC123222894 gene encoding NAC domain-containing protein 21/22-like, whose amino-acid sequence is MNMGLRDIGATLPPGFRFYPSDQELVCHYLYKKIANEEVLKGTLVEIDLHTCEPWQLPEVAKLNATEWYFFSFRDRKYATGFRTNRATISGYWKATGKDRTVFDPTTRELVGMRKTLVFYRNRAPNGIKTGWIMHEFRLETPHMPPKEDWVLCRVFHKSKGENSNNLSPEFIFDPTANADPLNSAVSPTNDRAMPFGYQPNTPLYQNHCQNSSMLNLLQYSQEKNTSHIPEITSKGEHNDDEYGFLWEGMALQGNNLGDHGVYSNLEDMRFEMDNNMVLL